The Arthrobacter sp. NicSoilC5 genome has a window encoding:
- a CDS encoding SDR family NAD(P)-dependent oxidoreductase has protein sequence MTTPRTIVITGASDGIGAAAARTLAQTGDQVVVVGRSAGKTRALAGDIGADHYLADFADLAQVRDLAEKLKANYPRIDVLANNAGGIMGKRTLTVDGNETTFQVNHLAPFVLTTLLMDTLTASGAKVINTSSAANNFGKLDLFDLNAEYGYSTNRAYGTGKLANILFTSELHRRFHDQGITTAAFHPGVVRTNFAAESGSPWRHAYTTLLNRFMLSPDQGADTMLWLINGTAGMDWISGAYYAKRALAKANAQAYDAGLARGLWEKSEELVKAFA, from the coding sequence TTGACGACTCCCCGCACGATCGTGATCACCGGCGCCAGCGACGGCATTGGAGCGGCAGCCGCAAGGACGCTGGCCCAGACAGGGGACCAGGTGGTCGTCGTCGGCCGTTCCGCCGGCAAGACCCGCGCCCTGGCCGGGGACATCGGTGCCGACCACTACCTGGCCGACTTCGCCGACCTCGCACAGGTCCGTGACCTCGCGGAGAAACTGAAGGCAAACTACCCGCGCATCGATGTCCTGGCCAACAACGCCGGCGGGATCATGGGCAAGCGGACGCTTACCGTGGACGGCAACGAGACGACGTTCCAGGTCAACCACCTGGCACCGTTCGTGCTCACCACCCTCCTGATGGACACGCTCACCGCCAGCGGCGCCAAGGTGATCAACACCTCCAGCGCCGCCAACAACTTCGGCAAGCTGGACCTCTTCGACCTCAACGCCGAGTACGGGTACAGCACCAACCGCGCCTACGGCACGGGCAAGCTCGCCAACATCCTGTTCACCTCCGAGCTGCACAGGCGCTTCCATGACCAGGGGATTACGACGGCGGCATTCCACCCGGGCGTGGTCCGCACCAACTTCGCGGCGGAGTCCGGAAGCCCGTGGCGGCATGCCTACACCACCCTGCTGAACCGCTTCATGCTCAGCCCGGACCAGGGCGCCGACACGATGCTTTGGCTCATCAACGGCACAGCGGGCATGGACTGGATTTCTGGGGCCTACTACGCCAAGCGCGCCCTGGCCAAGGCCAACGCCCAGGCCTACGACGCCGGACTGGCGCGCGGGCTGTGGGAGAAGAGCGAAGAGCTGGTCAAGGCCTTTGCCTGA